The DNA segment tggcGCTTTCTGTTGTAGTAATATCTGTTgtcgtgctttctgttgttgtgctttctggtgttatggtacctgtggtggtgctttctaatgttgtagtgtctgttgtggtctcggctgttgtgATGATTTCTGTTATTGTGGTACCTGTGGTTGTGCTTTcagttgttgtagtgtctgttgtggtctcggctgttgAGGTACCTCTAGTGGTACTTTCtgatgttgtagtgtctgttgtggtatCGGTTGTTGTGGtactttctgttgttgtagtacctgtagtggtactttccggtgttgtagtgtctgttgtggtctcggttgtggtgctttctgttgttgtgatacCAGTAgtagtgctttctggtgttgtggtCTTTGTTGTGGCTTCGGTTGTGCTGCTTTCTGTTGTAGCgatacctgtagtggtgctttctagtgttgtagtgtctgttgttgtctcagttgtggtgctttctgttgatgTTGTACCTGTGGTTGTGCTTCCTATTGTTGTAGTTTCTGTTGTAGTATCGACTGTTGTGgcacctgtagtggtgctttctggtgttgtagtgtctgtaGCGGCCACGGTCATGGTGCTTTCTGTTGATGTAGTGTCTATTGTGGACTCAGCTGTAGTGGTaactgtagtggtgctttctggtgttgtagtgtctgttgtggtctcagctgttgtgatgctttctgttattgtggtacctgtggttgtgctttcagttgtttttgtgtctgttgtggtctctgCTGTTGAGGTACCTCTAGTGGTACTTTCtgatgttgtagtgtctgttgtggtctcagttgttgtgctttctgttgttgtagtgtctgttgtggtttCAGCTGGTGTGGTACCTGTAGTAGTACTTTCTGGAGTtgttgtgtctgttgtggtctcggttcttgtgctttctgttgttgtagtacctgtagtggtgctttctggtgttgtagaGTCTGTTGTTgtctcggttgtggtgctttctgttgttgtggtacctgtggtggtgctttctaatgttgtagtgtctgttgtggtcttgGCTGTTGAGGTACCTCTAGTGGTACTTTCTGATGttttagtgtctgttgtggtctgggttgttgtgctttctgttgttgtagtacctgtagtggtactttctgatgttgtagtgtctgttgtggtctcggttgttgtgctttctgttgttgtagtacctgtagtggtactttccggtgttgtagtgtctgttgtggtctcggctgttgtgATGCTTTCTGTTATTGTGGTTCCTGTGGTTGAGCTTTcagttgttgtaatgtctgttgtggtctcggctgttgAGGTACCTCTAGTGGTACTTTCTGATGTTGTTGTGTCTGTTGTGCCatcggttgtggtgctttctggtgttgtggtacctgtggtggtaCTTTCTGTttttgtagtgtctgttgtggtctcagctgttgtggtacctgtagtagtactttctggagttgttgtttctgttgtggtctcggttgttgtgctttctgttgttgtagtacctgtagtggtgctttctggtgttgtagaGTCTGTTGTTgtctcggttgtggtgctttctgttgttgtgatacCAGTAGTAGTGCTTTCTGGAATTGTGGTGTCTGTTGTGGCCTCGGTTGtgctgctttctgttgttgtggtacctctggtggtgctttctgttgttgtagtttcTGTTGTAGTCTTGACTGTTGTCacacctgtagtggtgctttctggtgttgtagtgtctgtaGAGGCCTCGGTCGTGGTGCcttctgttgttgtagtgtctCTTGTGGTCTCAGCAGTTGTGGtgcctgtagtggtgctttctgatgttgtagtgtctgttgtggtctcagttggtgtgctttctgttgttgtagtttcTGTTGTAGTGTCGACTGTTGTGgcacctgtagtggtgctttctggtgttgtagtgtctgttgtggtctcggttgtggtgctttctagtgttgtggtacctgtggtggtgctctctattgttgtagtgtctgttgtagtCTCTGGTGTTGTGGTATCTGTaatggtgctttctgttgttgtggtacctgtggtggggctttctgttgttgtagtgtctgttgtggtctcggcagTTGTGGAacttgtagtggtgctttctggtgttgtagtgTGTGTAGTAGCCTCGGTTGTTGTGCTTTCTAGTGTagtggtacctgtggtggtgctatctgttgttgtagtgtctgttgtggttttggctgttgtggtacctgtagtggtgctttctgttgtagtAATATCTGTTGtcatgctttctgttgttgtgctttcaggtgttgtggtacctgtggtggtgctttctaatgttgtagtgtctgttgttgtctcGGCTGTCTTGATGCTTTCTGTTATTATGGTACCTGTGGTTGTGCTTTCAGTTgatgtagtgtctgttgtggtctcggctgttgAGGTACCTCTAGTGGTACTTTCTGATGTTGTAGTGTCTTTTGTGGTCTCGGTtgttgtgctttctgttgttgtagtacCTGTAGTGGTACTTTCCGGTGtggtagtgtctgttgtggtctcggttgtggtgctttctgttgttgtgatacCAGTAgtagtgctttctggtgttgtggtCTTTGTTGTGGCTTCGGTTGTGCTGCTTTCTGTTGTAGTGATACCTTTAGTGGTGCTTTctagtgttgtagtgtctgttgttgtctcagttgtggtgctttctgttgatgTTGTACCTGTGGTTGTGCTTTCTATTGTTGTAGTTTCTGTTGTAGTCTCGACTGTTTTGgcacctgtagtggtgctttctgttgatgTAGTGTCTATTGTGGACTCAGCTGTTGTGGTTCCTGTAGTGGTACTTTCTGGTGTtgttgtgtctgttgtggtctcggttggtgtgctttctgttgttgtagtttcTGTTGTAGTCTCGACTGTTGTGGTaactgtagtggtgctttctggtgttgtagtgtctgttgtggtctcggctgttgtgATGCTTTCTGTTATTGTGGTGTCTGTGGTTGTGCTTTCatttgttgtagtgtctgttgtggtctcggctgttgAGGTACCTCTAGTGGTACTTTCTGATGTTGTTGTGTCTGTTGTGCTCTCGGTTGTGGtactttctgttgttgtagtgtctgttgtggtctcagctgttgtggtacctgtagtagtactttctggagttgttgtgtctgttgtgttctcggttgttgtgctttctgttgttgtagtacctgtagtggtgctttctggtgttgtagaGTCTGTTGTTgtctcggttgtggtgctttcaGTTGTTGTGATACCAGTAGTAGTGCTTTCTGGAATTGTGGTGTCTGTTGTGGCCTCGGTTGTGTTGCTTTCTGTTGTAGTgatacctgtagtggtgctttctagtGTTGTACTGTCTGTTGTTGTCTcagttgtggtgctttctgttgatgTTGTACCTGTGGTTGTGCTTTCTATTGTTGTAGTGTCGACTGTTGTGGCACCTGTAGGGGTGCTTTCttgtgttgtagtgtctgttgtggtctcggttgtgGGGCTTTCTAGTGTTGTGGTACCTTTGGTGGTGCTCTCtattgttgtagtgtctgttgtagtCTCTGGTGTTGTGGtatctgtagtggtgctttctgttgttgtggtacctgtggtggtgctttctgttgttgtagtgtctgttgtggtctcggcagTTGTGGAacttgtagtggtgctttctggtgttgtagtgTGTGTAGTGGcctcggttgtggtgctttctagtgtagtggtacctgtggtggtgctatctgttgttgtagtgtctgttgtggtctcggctgttgtggtacctgtagtggtgctttctgttgtagtAATATCTGTTGTCGTGCTCTCTGTTGTTGTGCTTTCTGGTGTTTTGGTACTTGTAGTGGTACTTTCcggtgttgtagtgtctgttgtggtctcggttgtggtgctttctgttgttgtgatacCAGTAgtagtgctttctggtgttgtggtGTTTGTTGTGGCCTCGGTTGTGCTGCTTTCTGTTGTAGTgatacctgtagtggtgctttctggtgttgtagtgtctgtaGTGGCCACGGTCgtggtgctttctgttgatgTAGTGTCTATTGTGGACTCAGCTGTTGTGGTTTCTGTAGTGGTACTTTCTGGTGTtgttgtgtctgttgtggtcttgGTTTTGGTGGTTTCTGTTGTTGTAGTCCATGTAGTGctgctttctggtgttgtagtgtctgttgtggtctcggttttggtgctttctgttgatgtggtacctgtggtggtgctttctatTGTTGTACTGTCTGTTGTAGTCTCGACTGTTGTGttacctgtggtggtgctttctattgttgtagtgtctgttgtggtctcagcaGTTGtagtacctgtagtggtgctttctgttgttgtagtgtctgttgtggtcccagcagttgtggtacctgtagtggtgctttctgatgttgtagtgtctgttgtggtctcggttggtgtgctttctgttgttgtagtttcTGTTGTAGTGTCGACTGTTGTGGCACTTGTActggtgctttctggtgttgtagtgtctgttgtggtctcggttgtggtgctttctagtgtggtggtacctgtggtggtgctttctgtagtagtagtgtctgttgtgg comes from the Carassius carassius chromosome 39, fCarCar2.1, whole genome shotgun sequence genome and includes:
- the LOC132120911 gene encoding protein FAM170B-like encodes the protein QLRPQQTLQKQKVPPQVPQHQKAPQPMAQQTQQHQKVPLETLQQPKVPPQVPQHQKPPQPRAQQPLQHQKVPLQVGE